One genomic region from Capra hircus breed San Clemente chromosome 18, ASM170441v1, whole genome shotgun sequence encodes:
- the LOC102178763 gene encoding vomeronasal type-1 receptor 1 yields the protein MFSASLEMGTIFLIQTGIGLMGNISLFCLYNFTLLTGHNLRPIDPILMQLVIANATVLFSKGIPQTLAAFGWRYFLDDTGCKLVFYIHRVATGVSFSTICLFNGFQVIKLKPSIWRWMELRMRALRFIAFCCFLCWIVHILISSCILIIVKGPLNEKNFSTRNNYGYCSWYMIQGSVGSLYTVMYFSLDIMSLGFMVWASSTIVLFLCRHKQRVQHICSNRLSPRPPREVRATRTVLFLVSSFVTFYTIYIALTIWMTLVANRGQWMVNISVLLATCFPAFSPFVLIIKDTRISQFCFACRARKTLFANVIVVL from the coding sequence ATGTTTTCTGCCAGCTTGGAAATGGGGACTATATTCCTCATTCAGACAGGAATTGGCCTCATGGGAAATATCTCCCTCTTTTGTCTTTATAACTTCACTTTGCTCACTGGACATAATTTGAGGCCCATCGACCCAATCCTCATGCAACTGGTCATCGCCAATGCCACAGTTCTTTTCTCTAAAGGCATACCACAGACACTGGCAGCTTTCGGGTGGAGGTATTTCCTGGATGACACTGGATGTAAACTTGTCTTCTATATCCACAGAGTAGCCACGGGAGTTTCCTTTAGCACCATCTGCCTCTTCAATGGCTTCCAGGTTATTAAGCTCAAGCCCAGTATCTGGAGGTGGATGGAACTCCGGATGAGAGCTCTACGATTCATTGCcttctgctgtttcctctgctggATTGTGCATATCTTGATAAGTTCATGTATTCTTATCATAGTAAAGGGTCCACTGAATGAGAAGAACTTCAGTACGAGAAATAATTATGGATACTGTTCTTGGTACATGATACAGGGCTCTGTAGGCTCATTATACACAGTCATGTATTTCTCCCTTGATATTATGAGTTTAGGCTTTATGGTTTGGGCCAGTAGCACTATAGTTCTTTTCCTGTGCAGACACAAGCAGCGAGTCCAACACATTTGCAGCAACCGACTCTCCCCCAGACCTCCTCGTGAGGTCAGAGCCACACGCACTGTCCTGTTCCTGGTAAGCTCCTTTGTTACATTCTATACAATCTACATTGCTTTGACAATTTGGATGACTCTAGTTGCAAACCGAGGGCAGTGGATGGTGAACATCTCTGTCCTTTTGGCCACATGTTTTCCAGCATTCAGCCCCTTTGTGCTCATTATCAAGGACACTCGTATCTCTCAGTTCTGCTTTGCCTGTAGGGCAAGGAAAACACTGTTTGCTAATGTGATTGTCGTTCTATGA